A region from the Flavobacteriales bacterium genome encodes:
- a CDS encoding site-specific integrase, whose product MNCNFQIYLESKGYSYKSINRSLAELDYFKTWCLQNNLESEVLEYKDLIDFLQFLEITAKVKNITKAKYLTSIKHYYSFLCDQGIRESNPTRYIKIKGIKRKQYHTILSKEELEYLYLNYQVFDVKEEIEWCRKRNKVILGFYVFQGIDTTSLKSLNTKNVDLKTGTVHIPNTRKSKERSLKLNPLQMMDLLEYISDIREKILNQYQKETTQLFFSTGSREDIQNVLAKLKKQLSKQDPKFNCFKQIRASRITYWIKTENLRIAQYNAGHAYISSTENYKVHDTDSLALAVENFMPKLG is encoded by the coding sequence ATGAATTGTAATTTCCAAATCTACCTTGAAAGCAAAGGGTATAGTTATAAATCGATAAACCGATCTTTAGCTGAGCTGGATTATTTTAAAACTTGGTGTTTACAAAACAATCTGGAAAGTGAAGTTTTGGAGTATAAAGATTTGATTGATTTCCTACAGTTTTTAGAAATAACAGCTAAGGTTAAAAACATCACTAAAGCTAAATATCTAACCAGTATTAAGCATTATTATTCTTTTCTCTGTGATCAAGGGATCCGAGAATCCAATCCTACTCGTTATATCAAAATTAAAGGAATAAAACGCAAACAATATCACACCATCCTAAGTAAGGAAGAACTCGAATACCTCTACTTAAATTATCAAGTGTTTGATGTAAAAGAAGAGATAGAATGGTGTAGAAAGAGAAATAAGGTGATTCTCGGATTTTATGTATTTCAGGGAATTGATACTACTTCTTTAAAAAGCTTAAATACAAAAAATGTTGATTTAAAAACAGGTACTGTTCATATCCCAAACACAAGAAAAAGTAAAGAACGAAGTTTAAAATTAAACCCTTTGCAGATGATGGATTTATTGGAATACATCAGTGATATTAGAGAGAAAATTCTTAACCAATATCAAAAAGAAACAACGCAATTATTCTTTTCAACAGGAAGTCGTGAGGATATTCAGAATGTATTAGCCAAACTCAAAAAACAACTGAGTAAACAAGATCCAAAATTCAACTGTTTCAAACAAATAAGAGCATCAAGAATTACGTATTGGATTAAGACGGAAAATCTAAGAATAGCTCAATACAACGCAGGGCATGCTTATATTTCGAGTACAGAGAATTACAAGGTTCATGATACCGATTCTTTGGCTTTAGCCGTGGAGAATTTTATGCCGAAATTGGGGTGA